From the genome of Cololabis saira isolate AMF1-May2022 chromosome 1, fColSai1.1, whole genome shotgun sequence:
aaattttatgatttgttttattttaaaatcatgcaaattatgtttaaagcaaaatcaaaaatgctccctgacccaatacagaggttcttttcaattcaggagactcgttacaatctcagaggtgtctgcaatttcatagtacaaaaagctaaaaaaggtatgaaaaggagatgtgtctccatcgttggagttaaattctggaatgatgctaacatacatttaaaaacatgtcattcttttgttgtatttaagaaaatggtttgtaaagctatttttgaagcttataagtgcaattgaccatctgttaatgtttctttgcttttctattgtttctttgccttttgttgtttctttgcttttctattctctttttggttttctggaggtcggtagccaaaaaaagaaagttggtaatataggataggcttttattaGAAGTTTGCTTCTGCcaatgccttttcagttattgttcaacacatttttttggttttgtatgaaaagttaatgctgtttacaatgttttttggtgttgttttgtgttgcaatgactgaataaacttcattcattcattcatattatCTGAGAGTATCATttggtgttgtgatttatttatttatttttgaaatctCACTATCTTTGCACAGAACAGATTTTTCTGTTCATCGTCTTAAAGACTCACCTGAAAGAAGAATCCAATCCCTCCTCTGGCTGCCAGCTCGCTCTGCTCCCCACTGGGCTCCAGGGTCCTGGCCGGCTCCCCTCTGGATTCGGTTTGTTGTTGTGGCGGATCCCCGGCCTCTGCTGTCAGATTCAGCTGTCTGATCGGATCCAAGGGTTCTGCAGCGAGTCCTCTCGCAGCTTCAGCAGCAGATTCAGCAGCAGATTCTGTGTGATCACTCATGGAATCAGAGGAAAACTCTTGACCTTCATCGGTCGGCTCATCACTGCCCCCTTCTGGCCCTCCACAAGGGGAAACCGACCCCTCGGTCAGGCTGTAGGTCTTTCCTGCAGCATTGGCACCTcttcctccttcacctcctgcaCTGTACGCAGCTGACAGGGACAAAGTGTCGCTCTCGAACGAGCACTCAGAAGGAGCTCCAGAGCTGCTCCCTCCCGCAGCCCTGGGCCGGTCGTGTCTGGACCGCGGTAGGACGGGCAGCCCGCCTACGGCCTCGGATTCTTCCTGCTCCAACTCCAGGCTGAACTGGGTGGGTGTCTCGCTGGAGCCGGTCTCTGAGGCGCTCTCATCCGGCTGTGGCTGCTGGACAGGCTGAGGAGACTCCTGAGGAGTTCGGGGTCCACCGATacggaaggaggaggaggtctGGACCTGGCACTTGCTGGGTGACACGCGCCGCAGGTGGGGGAGCGTGTCCACATTGTGAGTCGGTGCCAAGGCACGGTTGAGGGGGGGGAATTTGAGTTCAGAGGGCCGTGGGTGGCGCTGATTCTGGGGGCGGGGTGTGTGTTTGGGGCTGCGCGGTGTGGAGGAAGAGTGAATTTTAGTAAGAGGAGCTGGACAGGAGGAAGAAACAATAGTTTTGGGGGAGGTGATCGAAGAAGGAACGTGAGACCTTCGTGATGGAGAAGAACCCGAGGGAAGATTGGGCGCAGCAGGAATCACTTTATTGCTGCTTCTGGTAGGAGTCCTCGTTGGGGTCCTTGTTGGGGTCCTCGTTGGGGTCCTCGTTGGGGTCCTTGTTGGGGTCCTTGTTGGGGTCCTTGGCGGTGTCTTTGTTGGGGTGTGAGGTGGGGTTCTGGGTGGTGTTTTGACATTACTCCTCATGGATTTGGGAGTGGGTTTGGGTGTGTTTCTGGGTCTTTGGTTGCTCAtgagttgctgctgctgctcagtaAGTTTCTGCATGTCCTTCTGGAGCGACTGCAGCGCTTCACTCAGTTTCTGTACCACTTCATTATATTCCAATATGGGGCCCTCGCCTGCTTTCTCAGCCGCTTTTTCTTTCTCCGCTCCTTTCTTACTTTCGATTGAGAATGTGACCTGTTTCTCTAGCCGAGGAGGGTTGGAAACTAATGGCTTATCTTTCTCTCCTTCTTtgtcctctttctcctcctgcTGTTTCAGTTGTTCTTCCATGCACGTGAGGCGCTCCTCCAGGGTCAACTCATCCTCCTCGGCCttctccccccctccctctccttgCTCTCTTTTCAGCTGAAGGAAAGCAGTTTTTCCGAGCCTCTGTCTGTGCTTGGTAAAAATGGCTTCAATGCGTCTCTTTTGAGCTTCGATGCTCTTCCGTTTCTCCTCAAGGCGAGCACCGAGCTCGCAGGCCTCAAGGCCCGACTCGGGGCCTCTGGGACCTGGGCTCTCCTGGTGGCTGGAGGAACACGCGGGCGTAGAGGGAGTGTGTGGAGTTCCTGGAGTCGTTGGGGTTGGAGAAGAAACCGACTCTTCCCCGGGAGCGGCAGGATGTCTTCTCCGGTTGTCTCGTCGCTCAGCGAAGCTTGTCATGCGTGGACTGTTGTTGGTACTGTGGTTTCCTGTTCGACCATCATTGGGCCGAATATTACCGGGGACGTTTCTAGGAGTATCGTCGGATGCTTCAGAGGAGTCAATGCTACCATCTCGTAGAACAGAGTCGTCATCCCTCGACATATCAGAGCTTCGTCCGGGTCTTTCCCTCCTACCTGGTTTTTCAGTATTCCCAGCCTCCCCACCTACTGGCTGATGGAGAAGTCCTGAGCGACAGGGAGCAGAGCTACTGAGCTGGGGGTTCTCCTCTTCGGGGCAGTGCAGAAAGAAACCTGCAGGTGCTCCTTCAGGACGCAATCTGGGCTCGGGCCTACTCGTTAACAcgtccttccctcttttctcagCTGTTCTTGTCTGCTTCCAGTCTTTGTTGCCAGGCGTGTGAACCACCTGTAGTGCTTCCTCGATGGTTGCCAGCTCTCCCATCGGTGCTGTGTGTGCAtaaggaccccaggaagaccgCTGCGATGGCACTGAAGCGCTGACCAGGTGGCTGAGGTCCTCCGGAGGGCTGTAGGGGACACAAGTCATCCCCGCTGCCGTCGCAGGCGAGGTCATTGCAGAGATGCCGGTGGTCAGGTTGTCAGTGCTGACGGAGCGAAAGACAGAATCGATTGGGTTTCCCATGACAATGTCAACATCACTGTCCAGGCCAAATGGGATGCTGAAAGTCACTGCTGACAGAGGACGACTGCGGAGAGATGGGTGACGACAGAAAGATGGACAAATGGATGCAAACGAGTGTTGGGAAGCAGAAATCACAGAAGCCAAAGTAAgattaaaaacttaaaaagtgAATGCAACACAACATTTATGGTTAAAACAGCTGCTTTGCTACCTGATTTGTTTCTTTCTCCAACTTTTGTTTTCTGCAAAGAAGATTAATAATAAGTAGAAGTCTAATGGTTGAATGGAATCAGATCCATAACAATGATGCATTCATCCTACCTGGTGACATTGCGGAAGGGTTGGGAACAAATGGTTGTTTGAAGATGAACGCAGGAGACCCACTGAAAAAGGAATATAATCAGAAGATATAGATAACGCATTTTGTGTAAATGCTGTAGTCTGGAATACAGCCTGAAAACTTTCAGCAGCAATCTACATTGAATGTTTGAAGTTTAAAATAGCCAGGGTTGActtctatggagccaaatcaaggccaaaagttttgctaatttgaaaataaaatttgaacctgaaaattattttttacagtttcaattttatttttttcagtatcagatctttttttcagtttcaaatctttttatttcagtttcaaattttttttttttattcagacttttggcccggatctggcgtggggggcgtggcatcaactgagaggggcgtggcatcatgagtgacagcagaacagagaaggcgggggaccttcctcagtcatgttgccttcaggaaacgtaggttgcagaagctATCAGTAGAAgaatgattcaacactgtatatacactatattcacgtgattggcagtggaaaaaactgatactagtgacacatttctgtttaaaaagctgttttagaccgtacttggtagtatgtggaagtgggaaatgtcaaactttaaagtgtggctgttgaactgtacagtctggcatagtttattgcttttatactgcgattggtgccaagtacggtctaaaacagcctttcaaacagaaatgtgtcactaatatcagtttgttCCACTgtcaatcacgtgaatatagtgtataaacagtgttgaatcatacttctactgataacttcggcaacctacgtttcctgaaggcaacatgactgaggaacgtcccccgccttctctgttctgctgtcactcatgatgccacgcccctctcagttgatgccacgccccccacgccagatcgggaccaaaagtctgaacctgaaaaaaaaatgtgaaactgaaaaaaaagacgtgaaactggaaaaaaaagatttgaaactgaaaaaaataaaattgaaactgtaaaaaagaattttcaggttcaaattttattttcaaattagcaaaacttttggccttgatttggctccatagactTCAGGCTCAACTAACGCTTACAATCAAGATGTTGTTAAACAGCATCCCAACGCTCGTCATCAATAGAGTCAGTCAAACCAGGATTTATGACTCTGGATAGGTCAGTGTTCATATAAAGATGATCAATCACAATCATGGATCTGGTGCCTaatattaaacaaaaatgaacaGACTATAATCTTAGAGTACAATGATGATTTAATGTTTATAACGGACTGAAAACAACGCAGCTGCTGAAGCCAAAAGAAAGGAATGCTGGAAAAACAAAGAATGCTGACGATATGAATGTAGATTAATGAGCTGATCAATATCACAGCCACATCAATAAAGCACAAGTAGATCTGATGACTTATGATTCATGGCGTAGCCTTTTGaatcaagttttttttcttagcCTGATGCAGTAGTGGCTGTTATGAATATTCTTTGCACTGAATCCATCAAATATCAAAGACACACTATTTTTGATgtgcttgttgtttgtttgtgcgGGTGGGGTGGTATTCACAGGAAGCTACCTGTTGCTATTCCCGCTGACAGGACTGGTACAGTCCAGTAATCCTGAAACatctgaaagaaaaagaataactGCACTCACACTGCATGACAACAACGAGGAGAAAATGAAAGCATACCTGTCCTGAAGTGACTAACCTGTGAGGTCGATGGGCTGCGTTGGCTGGACAAAATCAGGCTTCTTAACCTCAAACCAGTGCAGCAGCTCTGCTATGAAGCTCGTGATGTTCagctggagaaaaacaaagtgccAGATTACTGTGGCATTGAAACACACATTAACCTGTTATAAATGccatatgcatacatacatttGGTTTAAGAGGTCAGAAAAGGGTCAAAGATTGCCCATTTTACTTTAAATCTGACCCAAAAAGCCCATCATATGAATACACAAACAGTATTTTCAGTAATGACAGCCATAAAATGTTGATTGTACAGCCATCTAGTGGTTGCTCCATGGTTGTCCCTCACAATCACGCCTCACCACGGCACACGCAGTGACCACACCACACAGATCTTAAATATACCCAGACACCAGTGCGTTCCTATATTTTCCTCCTGAGTGAGTTACACATTtagtttaaaatgtttttccacACAAACCCAACCCAACCCCCCAAGCATGTATTTAACATATGACATGAATATGTATTAAAGCTAAATGGTTATGTCTAAAGATAATCAAGCCTACATGCAGAGCGGGTGGAGCGTAAAGCAGGTCTTCCACAGCGAGGgggcagcagctctgtaaactGTTCTCACAAAACTCTTTGATCAGCTGCAGGTTGTAGACACTGTCCGCCACAGACATGGTGTCCTTCAAACACACATCTGGAAACATCAGATAGAAGGAAACATATATGTCTATTTATGTGCACTGTATAATGTTAGTGCGTAGATgcttaaaatatacatttgaaaatgtggtaaatttaaaaaaacaaaatatcaatAAAGAACTTGCAAAAAAAACTTGGGTGTGTTGTGGTTTCTTGACTACAGCACAGAAATAGTTGCATGGATCTGGTCTTGAGAAAAGTTGcaagaaactgtttttattcAAGACATGTCATTTAGTGAAGATACTTTTCAACGTGGTGGGTGtgtcatttaaagcagcacaaaggaacttttAATAGCTCACAGGGTCTCCCTACAGGTGTGGAGGTCATCGTAACATCCATTTCCAAAACATTGTTCTCTTTTAATCAATCTCTTTACTCATAATCATTACTTTCTTGAAACTCTCAGGCTGTCTTTAAAACGGCATACTGTACTACCAGTGTATACTGATTTTGTACAGATGTCACactagtatgcagtatgcaaacAATTGAACAATCTGTAGTACGAAGGAAATGTGCACCTGACCTGCTTATCTCACACAcaaaggctgcgtcccaatactccccctcaccctcgttttcttcactaaccctaacttttgcgcgttcccgtgaaggtagtggtgtcccaattcctcttttcacctagggggagggggcataacgagggctaggggctgagaatagcccctacggatcgagggtttgcagatgctgacttggcgagcgagggggtatgaaaatttcccagaatgcttttcgtcgtcatttgcggactgaatcaaaaaaaaaaacatggcggacatttcttatttttttggggaataaaatcaatattttgagttagtttctgcataaaaatgcatttttattacatttctcggcgcaaaccaatattttactttcataatattcactcagtgaatgtacataatcccttttttgtccgttgttcgctaagatcgcgccggaatatggttacataacctacgtaagcgacaccgtaggttacgtaagctacgccataggctgcgtctatttaacgcggacctaaactccggagccggcagacagaaatctctaaatttcggagcaaatttcttaacaggcgtagctacaactgttagatttcatctattaaaccaacatcttcctaaatgatttatttcagccagcgtaattctcaacagagctgcgtcgacggagcagcttgacccggcggacacgtctgttctcgggctgtgagctgaggctgctccccgggggcggcggctcttctcatctccgaaaacaaacaaacattcttaacaggcgttatttggataaactgagccccggttgcggatcttaaggttacctttatgcctgaaaaaatattaaaacttaataaagtgccatattaacagcgctacagctgaaattaaaaaagcttttggctctctgcttcctgatcaggttagggatgaaaacgagggggagtaggagaaatgggacaggcacctgggccaagtgccctagatctcaagtgccctaaaatctcccccttcttttttaggggttagggaagaaaagaagggcgagtggagaaaagtagggggagtattgagattgggccaaAGGCTGGTCAGAGCAGTCATGACTAGCTTCTGTTTCATAGCTGTTTTTACCGTGGCATACTGCATTCTAACAATAGCCGCCGGACCAGTACACAGCATACAATACATACTTTATACTAACTAGATATATGTGTAGTATGAAGTATGAGGGCCTTATTTTCCTCTGTCTTGGTGTCaactgtagctctgtgagctcCTTTCCTCACTATTAGATGTGACACAATGATGGAAAGTAATATGCAGCTGTTACATGAGGCAAATGGGACAGAAGTCCACAGTTATTTTGTGTGATTTTTGCCTATAAAAAGGACAGTAGAGGGAGGTAAATAACACTGTCTAGAAGTAATCAATTATTCCTTCATAAAATATACTGATAGTGAAACATACAGAAATAAATCCTTTGTGTTACTTTAAGCTGTGCATGAATGATAGTGTCTGTGCTCATGTCCGTACCCTCTAGAGGAAGCAGGTCTGGGCAGTAGTAGTGCATCACCGCAGCTATCGCGCAGCCATTAGATAGATCTTTGACCGCAGAAACCAGCGGAAAAGTAGGAGTACACTTGGACTGCACTTTGTCCTTCTTATAGCGGATCTAGAAAAAGGAAATACAGGGAAGACGGAGGAAATTGGGCAGGGGTTGGGGGTTTGGggtagggtttttttttggaaacaaagaaaaaagcaaacataaaaagaagaaatgggACAGGTAGACCAAAATGGTTGAAGACAAATACAAGTGATGCCAAAGACAATTCAAATACACTTCAAACTTGCAAAGGAAACCTTAAACCAGCCTGGACTGTCTGTCCAGCCAGGACAGACATGAAACAAAGGTGTTGCTTAAAACTGTGAAGCCAACCAAACTGAAATGGGAAGAAAAACCcacagaaacaaaacacaagacCAGCGACGCATCAATAAATCTGCACACATGTACATTCACACCACCCAGAGGCTGCAGTGCAAAgcttgaaaaaaaaggaaagggggAAACAAACTACCAAAAGAAAGCTGTGGTTAGAAACATGTAAGtgaaaatgagaatatttgCCCTCCAGTGCCCATGCAGCAGGAACAGGCATTGATCAGACCGTGGGCTTTCCCCTCTGATCAGTTTACAGCCAcataatcaaataaaaacaactctgaatttGCAGCTCAAGTGCTGTGGTACTATTCCACATCCAGATGAGATCAAAACAAACCCCAACAACAAATAAAGCGCTGCATGTCGTTGAGCACGTCAGCTGTAACTCAGACTGATGCACAGCCATGTTGGAGGAGGGGCAACGATGGGAGATTCAGAACCAATCAGCTGTGTTATGCCTCCTGTTAAATGACTTGGCAACAACAATAATTTGTGTTAAAAGCTGATGAGTCTGAATTGATCCATCCAGTAATGGAGCTGGAGTGGCAATTAGTGCAGAATCGGTCGATCCAGTCAGCTGTGGTTCGTCAGCGTGGATGAGGTGGGGCGATTGATCAGTCTGACACTCAGTCGAGTGCGTTGCTATGGGAGACgaggaggatgggggggggtggtgagtaATAAGCGAGGTGTTATACATTACCACTGGTGGCTTATTCCCCGACTCCTTCAAACAAAAAGCGATAGCATGCTGGATGGGGGGTGGCAGAGAGAGGGAAACAGGCATAAATGACAAGGAGGCCGGTCATCATGGGAACCGCCACACCACAAAGTCACATGGCTCTGCTCGGGGAGAGAGGAGCgacggaggagggggaggagaggaAGGGGACAAACAAAGGAGGCACATAGGTTTTTTGATAATccttcttttaaaaaaaggcaTTTCACCACCCTCCCTCTGCTCCTCTCCAACACCCCCCCATCCTCACACTGATATACTAACATTTAGTGATGAAACCAATGGCTGATGTGACAAAGTCAGAAACGCCAACACCGGTGCATAAAAAACATCATTTGACAATAATATGCTGCTCCAAGAGACATAAGACATCTAATTGCTCAGTTTCTAAATTCAAAGCGTGACCATCCTACAGTAAGTGAGTTTAGTCAGAGTAACGGATAAAAGATGCAGCTTTTCCAGCAGGCACAGTAATGTCAGCCATAGCAGACGgacagacagagacagggaCAGACAATAAAGGAGTGCACTTACAGGGACTAGTTTCCAGTACCAGCGGGTGGACTGACACTGCCAAAGAGCGACGGGAACCAGGGGAGAAAACACAAACCAAGGCTGGTGTTACTACAGCAATGAGACGCAGCAAATTCATCAAAAAATCATCACACGTGTGAGAATGTTTGACTATGCTTGTTTTCAGTCATGTTGGGGACTTCAGACTGCAAACTATGCTTGTTTTCAGTCATGTTGGGGACTTCAGACTGCAAACTTGCCCTTGTTTAGGATGTGTTTTGAAGTTTCACTAAAGAGATGGGGTCAGGAATTCAGTTGTGATGGTTAAGACAGGTGAAACGGGAATAGGAATGTGTTATGTTGATGAAATCCCCCCCAAAGAAGTAAAGATAAGCAATGTCttttacatatgtgtgtgtgtttggcttttTACCGTGTCTTGGACAGGCTGCAGGTCTGTACACGTCTGTGATTTGGGgagctcttcttcttctgtattTTCTCTCAACTTCTGGTTCAACTGAAAACCACATGCAAGCATTGCATCAGCAAAACTACTGCACATTTGTCCAAATAAAGCTTAAGTTCCAAAACTTCCCATCGACACAACTACACATCCATGTATAACATGTTGGCACGCGTAAGTCAAACTGCCACTTTTTCCACAGAGTAAACATTGTTTATTTGGACACAGAATAGAAGCAGCTATGCTCCGGTTCTCCAGACATAGAGCTGTCTGAAGGGCAGGTTTCACTTTCCGTgtctgctttgtttgttttgaactgCAGTCCTGCTGCTTCAGTGAAACATTTGCTGGTTATCTAAC
Proteins encoded in this window:
- the LOC133442339 gene encoding calmodulin-regulated spectrin-associated protein 3-like isoform X3, translated to MVDSPSATKKTFSAPEIRSLDRYDFNRAKICASVRWLLSKSYGCAENVPVELREPLYKDQYDQEHLKPSVSKLLLSPEIYCRAQALLAQAHVASLPASQGSPADNSALLQFLIKKGFAPKVQDADVTEADLSNTPIKTKAHLALIDSLMSLAAKETVGQVKMAVEAEQIGVGAPWENSMLFWVNRLNQKLRENTEEEELPKSQTCTDLQPVQDTCQSTRWYWKLVPIRYKKDKVQSKCTPTFPLVSAVKDLSNGCAIAAVMHYYCPDLLPLEDVCLKDTMSVADSVYNLQLIKEFCENSLQSCCPLAVEDLLYAPPALHLNITSFIAELLHWFEVKKPDFVQPTQPIDLTDVSGLLDCTSPVSGNSNSGSPAFIFKQPFVPNPSAMSPENKSWRKKQISRPLSAVTFSIPFGLDSDVDIVMGNPIDSVFRSVSTDNLTTGISAMTSPATAAGMTCVPYSPPEDLSHLVSASVPSQRSSWGPYAHTAPMGELATIEEALQVVHTPGNKDWKQTRTAEKRGKDVLTSRPEPRLRPEGAPAGFFLHCPEEENPQLSSSAPCRSGLLHQPVGGEAGNTEKPGRRERPGRSSDMSRDDDSVLRDGSIDSSEASDDTPRNVPGNIRPNDGRTGNHSTNNSPRMTSFAERRDNRRRHPAAPGEESVSSPTPTTPGTPHTPSTPACSSSHQESPGPRGPESGLEACELGARLEEKRKSIEAQKRRIEAIFTKHRQRLGKTAFLQLKREQGEGGGEKAEEDELTLEERLTCMEEQLKQQEEKEDKEGEKDKPLVSNPPRLEKQVTFSIESKKGAEKEKAAEKAGEGPILEYNEVVQKLSEALQSLQKDMQKLTEQQQQLMSNQRPRNTPKPTPKSMRSNVKTPPRTPPHTPTKTPPRTPTRTPTRTPTRTPTRTPTRTPTRTPTRSSNKVIPAAPNLPSGSSPSRRSHVPSSITSPKTIVSSSCPAPLTKIHSSSTPRSPKHTPRPQNQRHPRPSELKFPPLNRALAPTHNVDTLPHLRRVSPSKCQVQTSSSFRIGGPRTPQESPQPVQQPQPDESASETGSSETPTQFSLELEQEESEAVGGLPVLPRSRHDRPRAAGGSSSGAPSECSFESDTLSLSAAYSAGGEGGRGANAAGKTYSLTEGSVSPCGGPEGGSDEPTDEGQEFSSDSMSDHTESAAESAAEAARGLAAEPLDPIRQLNLTAEAGDPPQQQTESRGEPARTLEPSGEQSELAARGGIGFFFQEEIHSEGEMAQRRALLLERQQKRKEELKKRKQWPEQDRDIRPASSASPSNTPPTSSTSPSVTPPATPARRGDFTRGEYARRQQLRIMQDLDKVLKQKSTNPGRSSAKKTHSRPRSMTREETKLSLSPAKGATGSKLTKVYSHSSLNLAATDEPAGNGSEPTKKPQSSLTDSPSKCTTPSRLINQNGDKDWESGSTGTSPAPEYTGPKLFKEPSFKSNKFIINNALSRCCLAGKVNETQKTKIVEEMERSPANHFLILFRDSSCQFRGVYTMNPDSQELSRLAGVGPRTVSSTQVESMYKYSSDRKQFSAIPSKTLGMSVDAFTLPSHLWHGGAGAAGGGGNRRASITKKMAIAK
- the LOC133442339 gene encoding calmodulin-regulated spectrin-associated protein 3-like isoform X2, encoding MVDSPSATKKTFSAPEIRSLDRYDFNRAKICASVRWLLSKSYGCAENVPVELREPLYKDQYDQEHLKPSVSKLLLSPEIYCRAQALLAQAHVASLPASQGSPADNSALLQFLIKKGFAPKVQDADVTEADLSNTPIKTKAHLALIDSLMSLAAKETVGQVKMAVEAEQIGVGAPWENSMLFWVNRLNQKLRENTEEEELPKSQTCTDLQPVQDTCQSTRWYWKLVPHAIAFCLKESGNKPPVIRYKKDKVQSKCTPTFPLVSAVKDLSNGCAIAAVMHYYCPDLLPLEDVCLKDTMSVADSVYNLQLIKEFCENSLQSCCPLAVEDLLYAPPALHLNITSFIAELLHWFEVKKPDFVQPTQPIDLTDVSGLLDCTSPVSGNSNSGSPAFIFKQPFVPNPSAMSPENKSWRKKQISRPLSAVTFSIPFGLDSDVDIVMGNPIDSVFRSVSTDNLTTGISAMTSPATAAGMTCVPYSPPEDLSHLVSASVPSQRSSWGPYAHTAPMGELATIEEALQVVHTPGNKDWKQTRTAEKRGKDVLTSRPEPRLRPEGAPAGFFLHCPEEENPQLSSSAPCRSGLLHQPVGGEAGNTEKPGRRERPGRSSDMSRDDDSVLRDGSIDSSEASDDTPRNVPGNIRPNDGRTGNHSTNNSPRMTSFAERRDNRRRHPAAPGEESVSSPTPTTPGTPHTPSTPACSSSHQESPGPRGPESGLEACELGARLEEKRKSIEAQKRRIEAIFTKHRQRLGKTAFLQLKREQGEGGGEKAEEDELTLEERLTCMEEQLKQQEEKEDKEGEKDKPLVSNPPRLEKQVTFSIESKKGAEKEKAAEKAGEGPILEYNEVVQKLSEALQSLQKDMQKLTEQQQQLMSNQRPRNTPKPTPKSMRSNVKTPPRTPPHTPTKTPPRTPTRTPTRTPTRTPTRTPTRTPTRTPTRSSNKVIPAAPNLPSGSSPSRRSHVPSSITSPKTIVSSSCPAPLTKIHSSSTPRSPKHTPRPQNQRHPRPSELKFPPLNRALAPTHNVDTLPHLRRVSPSKCQVQTSSSFRIGGPRTPQESPQPVQQPQPDESASETGSSETPTQFSLELEQEESEAVGGLPVLPRSRHDRPRAAGGSSSGAPSECSFESDTLSLSAAYSAGGEGGRGANAAGKTYSLTEGSVSPCGGPEGGSDEPTDEGQEFSSDSMSDHTESAAESAAEAARGLAAEPLDPIRQLNLTAEAGDPPQQQTESRGEPARTLEPSGEQSELAARGGIGFFFQEEIHSEGEMAQRRALLLERQQKRKEELKKRKQWPEQDRDIRPASSASPSNTPPTSSTSPSVTPPATPARRGDFTRGEYARRQQLRIMQDLDKVLKQKSTNPGRSSAKKTHSRPRSMTREETKLSLSPAKGATGSKLTKVYSHSSLNLAATDEPAGNGSEPTKKPQSLTDSPSKCTTPSRLINQNGDKDWESGSTGTSPAPEYTGPKLFKEPSFKSNKFIINNALSRCCLAGKVNETQKTKIVEEMERSPANHFLILFRDSSCQFRGVYTMNPDSQELSRLAGVGPRTVSSTQVESMYKYSSDRKQFSAIPSKTLGMSVDAFTLPSHLWHGGAGAAGGGGNRRASITKKMAIAK
- the LOC133442339 gene encoding calmodulin-regulated spectrin-associated protein 3-like isoform X1; protein product: MVDSPSATKKTFSAPEIRSLDRYDFNRAKICASVRWLLSKSYGCAENVPVELREPLYKDQYDQEHLKPSVSKLLLSPEIYCRAQALLAQAHVASLPASQGSPADNSALLQFLIKKGFAPKVQDADVTEADLSNTPIKTKAHLALIDSLMSLAAKETVGQVKMAVEAEQIGVGAPWENSMLFWVNRLNQKLRENTEEEELPKSQTCTDLQPVQDTCQSTRWYWKLVPHAIAFCLKESGNKPPVIRYKKDKVQSKCTPTFPLVSAVKDLSNGCAIAAVMHYYCPDLLPLEDVCLKDTMSVADSVYNLQLIKEFCENSLQSCCPLAVEDLLYAPPALHLNITSFIAELLHWFEVKKPDFVQPTQPIDLTDVSGLLDCTSPVSGNSNSGSPAFIFKQPFVPNPSAMSPENKSWRKKQISRPLSAVTFSIPFGLDSDVDIVMGNPIDSVFRSVSTDNLTTGISAMTSPATAAGMTCVPYSPPEDLSHLVSASVPSQRSSWGPYAHTAPMGELATIEEALQVVHTPGNKDWKQTRTAEKRGKDVLTSRPEPRLRPEGAPAGFFLHCPEEENPQLSSSAPCRSGLLHQPVGGEAGNTEKPGRRERPGRSSDMSRDDDSVLRDGSIDSSEASDDTPRNVPGNIRPNDGRTGNHSTNNSPRMTSFAERRDNRRRHPAAPGEESVSSPTPTTPGTPHTPSTPACSSSHQESPGPRGPESGLEACELGARLEEKRKSIEAQKRRIEAIFTKHRQRLGKTAFLQLKREQGEGGGEKAEEDELTLEERLTCMEEQLKQQEEKEDKEGEKDKPLVSNPPRLEKQVTFSIESKKGAEKEKAAEKAGEGPILEYNEVVQKLSEALQSLQKDMQKLTEQQQQLMSNQRPRNTPKPTPKSMRSNVKTPPRTPPHTPTKTPPRTPTRTPTRTPTRTPTRTPTRTPTRTPTRSSNKVIPAAPNLPSGSSPSRRSHVPSSITSPKTIVSSSCPAPLTKIHSSSTPRSPKHTPRPQNQRHPRPSELKFPPLNRALAPTHNVDTLPHLRRVSPSKCQVQTSSSFRIGGPRTPQESPQPVQQPQPDESASETGSSETPTQFSLELEQEESEAVGGLPVLPRSRHDRPRAAGGSSSGAPSECSFESDTLSLSAAYSAGGEGGRGANAAGKTYSLTEGSVSPCGGPEGGSDEPTDEGQEFSSDSMSDHTESAAESAAEAARGLAAEPLDPIRQLNLTAEAGDPPQQQTESRGEPARTLEPSGEQSELAARGGIGFFFQEEIHSEGEMAQRRALLLERQQKRKEELKKRKQWPEQDRDIRPASSASPSNTPPTSSTSPSVTPPATPARRGDFTRGEYARRQQLRIMQDLDKVLKQKSTNPGRSSAKKTHSRPRSMTREETKLSLSPAKGATGSKLTKVYSHSSLNLAATDEPAGNGSEPTKKPQSSLTDSPSKCTTPSRLINQNGDKDWESGSTGTSPAPEYTGPKLFKEPSFKSNKFIINNALSRCCLAGKVNETQKTKIVEEMERSPANHFLILFRDSSCQFRGVYTMNPDSQELSRLAGVGPRTVSSTQVESMYKYSSDRKQFSAIPSKTLGMSVDAFTLPSHLWHGGAGAAGGGGNRRASITKKMAIAK